The following coding sequences are from one Manis pentadactyla isolate mManPen7 chromosome 13, mManPen7.hap1, whole genome shotgun sequence window:
- the LOC118925177 gene encoding protocadherin alpha-C2 isoform X3, whose protein sequence is MERAGTRRGATERPRPRPPLCALRLPPLLLLLLLLLPGPAACHLRFAVPEERAPGALVGDVASALGLELRRLGPGCLRINHLGAPSPRYLELDLASGALFVNERIDREALCEQRPRCLLSLEVLAHSPVAVSAVEVEVLDINDNSPRFPRPDYQLQVSESVAPGARFHIESAQDPDVGTNSVQTYKLSPSEHFELDLKPLQENSKVLELVLRKGLDREQEVLHHLVLTAVDGGSPARSGTAQISVRVLDTNDNSPAFNQSTYRVQLREDAPPGTLVVKLNASDPDEGSNGELRYSLSSYTSDRERQLFSIDASTGEVRVSGALDYEEASSYQIYVQATDRGPVPMVGHCKVLVDIVDVNDNAPEVVLTDLYSPVPEDAALNTVVALLSVNDQDSGPNRKVSLGLQATLPFRLNGFGNSYTLEVSGPLDREQMAAYNITVTATDGGVPQLTSQRTLQVEISDINDNSPSFLKDSYSIYIQENNLPGVLLCTVQATDPDEKENAEVTYSLLEREIQGLPVTSYVSINSASGSLYAVNSFDYEKFREFFVAVEAQDKGSPPRSSTVTANVYVVDTNDHAPLILYPTSTNSSAAIEMVPRTASAGYLVTKVIAMDSDSGQNAWLFYHLVQTSDLDLFKVELHTGEIRTTRKVGDESGTTFNLTVVVRDNGEPSLSASVAITVAVVERVSRILPDTHRHVKSSRTYSEITLYLIIALSTVSFIFLLTIIVLSIVKCYRYTTYGTVCCGGFCGVRERCPAELSKQANNNIDARIPHGLKVQPHFIEVRGNGSLTKTYCYKACLTAGSGSDTFMFYNTGAQTGLGPGGAQAAMSDSRHLTGQSGQSAGNLIILKNEPISQNEPRQPNPDWRYSASLRAGMHSSVHLEEAGILRAGPGGPDQQWPTVSSATPEPEAGEVSPPVGAGVNSNSWTFKYGPGNPKQSGPEPKKQTQVSFLLRRKGEASQPRQ, encoded by the exons ATGGAGCGGGCGGGCACCCGACGCGGAGCGACGGAACGTCCGCGACCGCGGCCGCCCCTGTGCGCGCTGCGGCTGCCGCctctcctgctgctgctgctgctgctgctgccggGCCCAGCGGCCTGCCACCTGCGGTTCGCCGTGCCGGAGGAGCGGGCACCCGGCGCGCTCGTGGGCGACGTGGCCAGCGCGCTGGGGCTGGAGCTGCGGCGCCTGGGGCCGGGCTGCCTGCGCATCAACCATCTGGGCGCGCCCAGCCCGCGCTACCTGGAGCTGGACCTGGCGAGCGGAGCGCTCTTCGTCAACGAGCGCATTGACCGCGAGGCGCTGTGCGAGCAGCGGCCGCGCTGCCTGCTCAGCCTGGAGGTGCTGGCGCACAGCCCCGTGGCGGTGAGCGCGGTCGAGGTGGAGGTACTGGACATCAACGACAACTCGCCGCGCTTCCCGCGGCCGGACTACCAGCTTCAGGTAAGCGAATCGGTGGCGCCGGGAGCGCGCTTTCACATAGAGAGCGCGCAGGACCCCGACGTGGGCACTAACTCCGTGCAGACCTACAAGCTCAGCCCCAGCGAGCACTTCGAGCTGGACCTTAAACCCCTGCAGGAGAACAGTAAGGTGCTGGAGCTGGTGCTGCGAAAGGGGCTAGACCGTGAGCAGGAGGTCTTGCACCACCTGGTTCTCACAGCTGTGGATGGAGGCAGTCCCGCCCGCTCGGGCACGGCCCAGATCTCTGTGCGTGTCCTGGACACTAACGACAATTCCCCTGCCTTCAACCAGTCCACCTACCGCGTTCAGCTTCGGGAGGACGCGCCTCCAGGCACATTGGTGGTGAAGCTGAATGCCTCTGACCCTGACGAGGGCTCCAATGGCGAGCTCAGGTACTCCCTGAGCAGCTACACGTCAGACCGGGAGAGGCAGCTCTTCAGCATCGATGCCAGCACGGGGGAAGTGCGGGTAAGTGGAGCGCTGGATTATGAGGAAGCCTCTTCCTACCAGATCTATGTGCAGGCCACCGATCGGGGTCCAGTGCCCATGGTGGGTCACTGCAAGGTGCTGGTGGACATAGTGGACGTGAATGATAATGCACCAGAGGTGGTGCTCACAGACCTGTACAGCCCAGTGCCCGAGGATGCTGCCCTCAACACCGTGGTGGCCCTTCTCAGCGTCAATGACCAGGACTCAGGCCCCAACCGGAAAGTGAGCTTGGGCCTGCAGGCCACACTGCCTTTCCGACTGAATGGCTTCGGAAACTCTTACACACTGGAGGTGAGTGGCCCACTGGACAGGGAGCAGATGGCTGCCTACAACATCACAGTGACAGCCACTGACGGGGGAGTACCACAGCTCACATCCCAGCGGACACTGCAGGTCGAGATCTCGGACATCAATGACAACTCCCCAAGCTTCCTGAAGGACTCCTACTCCATCTACATCCAGGAAAACAATTTGCCAGGGGTGTTGCTCTGCACTGTGCAAGCCACAGACCCAGATGAAAAAGAGAACGCAGAGGTGACTTACTCCCTCCTGGAGAGGGAGATTCAAGGGCTGCCCGTCACCTCCTATGTCTCCATTAACAGTGCCAGTGGCAGCCTTTATGCTGTTAACTCCTTTGACTATGAGAAGTTTCGAGAGTTCTTTGTGGCTGTGGAGGCCCAGGACAAGGGAAGCCCACCTCGGAGCAGCACTGTGACAGCCAACGTGTACGTGGTGGACACGAATGACCATGCCCCTCTCATCTTGTACCCTACCTCAACCAATTCTTCAGCAGCCATTGAAATGGTGCCTCGAACTGCCTCTGCTGGCTACCTGGTCACCAAAGTCATAGCCATGGACTCAGACTCTGGGCAAAATGCTTGGCTCTTTTACCATCTGGTACAGACTTCTGACCTGGACCTTTTTAAAGTAGAGCTACACACAGGAGAGATTAGGACTACCAGGAAGGTGGGAGATGAGAGTGGAACCACTTTCAACCTGACCGTGGTGGTCCGAGACAACGGAGAGCCATCCCTCTCTGCTTCTGTGGCCATCACAGTGGCTGTGGTGGAGAGGGTTTCCAGAATCCTCCCTGATACTCACAGACATGTTAAGAGTTCTCGGACATACTCTGAAATTACACTTTATCTAATAATAGCATTAAGCACAGtgtcttttatatttcttttgacaATCATTGTTTTGAGCATCGTCAAGTGCTACCGCTACACTACATATGGCACTGTGTGCTGTGGCGGCTTCTGCGGAGTGAGGGAGCGGTGCCCCGCAGAACTGAGCAAACAGGCCAATAACAACATTGATGCCAGGATACCACATGGCCTCAAAGTGCAGCCTCACTTCATTGAGGTGCGAGGGAACGGCTCCCTCACCAAGACCTACTGCTACAAGGCCTGTCTGACAGCAGGCTCAGGGAGTGACACCTTCATGTTTTACAACACAGGGGCCCAGACAGGACTGGGGCCTGGGGGAGCACAAGCAGCCATGAGTGACAGCAGGCACCTCACAGGCCAAAGTGGGCAGAGTGCCGGGAACCTGATTATTCTCAAAAATGAGCCTATTTCTCAAAATGAG CCACGACAGCCCAACCCTGACTGGCGTTACTCTGCCTCCCTGAGAGCAGGAATGCACAG CTCCGTGCACCTGGAGGAGGCTGGCATTCTGCGGGCTGGTCCGGGAGGGCCTGATCAGCAGTGGCCAACGGTATCCAGTGCGACACCAG